A part of Capsicum annuum cultivar UCD-10X-F1 chromosome 6, UCD10Xv1.1, whole genome shotgun sequence genomic DNA contains:
- the LOC107875900 gene encoding protein MICRORCHIDIA 6 isoform X2 translates to MQPEYQASSRRQDVKSTGHCGTTLLDKEHSPIDASSLYSMSPICPAPLCRQFWKAGNYDSGLISKSSSKNGTSFLSVHPKFLHSNATSHKWAFGAIAELLDNAVDEIQNGATFAVIDKMLNPKDGTSALFIQDNGGGMDQEAMRCCLSFGFSDKKSESAIGQYGNGFKTSSMRLGADVVVFSRCMKNRKLTQTVGLLSFTFLTRAGVDRIVVPMIEYEFMSTTRKWTSTCSEQHFVNNLSLLLQWSPFSTEEELLKRFDDIGDHGTKIIIYNLWLNDEGKMELDFQSDPEDIRISCDAESGKSCSRMSVSDLHLANTLRYSLRAYLSILYLRIPGNFCIWLCGQIVEYHNIANDLKYREFILYKPHIGGGEEVSVITSVGFLKEAPLVNIHGFNVYHKNRLILPFWNVAGSSVNRSRGVVGVLEANFIKPTHDKQDFEKTPLFQKLEHRLKEMTWEYWDHHCGLIGYHATKKPRAPSQASSESGKKHATAKRKNYDHQMEPEIQKQKAGIGVNRPDPEPIQNSPATTIASDSEDQERVLLLKENKRLHARPRGK, encoded by the exons ATGCAACCAGAGTACCAAGCTAGTAGTCGAAGACAAGACGTTAAAAGTACCGGACATTGTGGAACCACTCTGTTGGATAAAGAACACTCTCCAATTGATGCCTCAAGCCTGTACTCTATGTCACCAATATGTCCAGCACCTCTTTGCCGCCAGTTTTGGAAAGCTGGAAACTACGATTCCGGGCTTATTTCCAAGTCTTCCTCGAAAA ATGGGACTAGTTTCCTGAGTGTTCACCCAAAGTTCCTTCACTCAAATGCTACGTCACATAAATGGGCATTTGGGG CCATAGCTGAACTGCTTGACAACGCTGTTGATGAG ATACAAAATGGGGCCACCTTCGCCGTTATTGATAAAATGTTAAATCCTAAGGATGGAACTTCAGCTTTATTTATTCAAG ATAATGGTGGTGGAATGGACCAAGAAGCCATGCGTTGCTGTCTGAGTTTTGGATTTTCAGATAAGAAGTCCGAATCAGCCATTGGACAGT ATGGAAATGGTTTTAAGACAAGTTCGATGAGACTTGGGGCCGACGTTGTTGTTTTCAGCCGCTGTATGAAGAACAG GAAATTGACGCAAACCGTTGGTCTTCTCTCTTTTACATTTTTGACACGAGCAGGCGTTGACAGAATAGTGGTTCCTATG ATTGAATATGAGTTCATGTCAACAACTAGAAAATGGACTTCAACCTGCAGTGAACAGCATTTTGTGAACAATCTCTCATTGTTGTTGCAGTGGTCTCCATTTTCAACAGAGGAAGAGCTTCTTAAGCGA tttgatgacattggtgatcaTGGCACGAAGATCATAATCTACAATTTGTGGCTAAATGATGAAGGCAAAATGGAGCTCGACTTTCAGTCAGATCCTGAG GATATTCGTATCTCTTGTGATGCAGAAAGTGGTAAAAGTTGCTCCCGCATGTCAGTAAGTGACCTGCATCTTGCCAATACACTTCGATATTCACTCCGA GCATATTTATCAATCTTGTACTTGCGAATCCCAGGAAACTTTTGCATATGGCTATGTGGGCAGATTGTCGAGTATCATAACATTGCTAATGACCTCAAGTATCGAGAATTTATCTTGTACAAACCTCATATTGGTGGAGGCGAAGAG GTTTCCGTCATTACTTCCGTTGGTTTCCTAAAGGAAGCTCCACTGGTGAATATTCATGGTTTCAATGTCTACCACAAGAATCGTTTGATACTG CCATTTTGGAATGTGGCAGGCTCTTCTGTCAATAGAAGCAGAGGGGTTGTAG GTGTTCTAGAAGCAAACTTTATTAAGCCAACTCATGATAAACAGGACTTTGAGAAAACTCCCCTCTTTCAAAAGCTTGAGCACCGATTAAAGGAGATGACATGGGAATACTG GGACCATCACTGTGGACTAATTGGTTATCATGCAACTAAAAAGCCTCGTGCACCTTCTCAGGCTTCATCGGAATCTGGAAAGAAACATG CAACTGCAAAAAGGAAAAACTATGATCATCAAATGGAACCTGAA